One genomic region from Mycoplasmoides pirum ATCC 25960 encodes:
- a CDS encoding ABC transporter permease produces the protein MLQVLSSKFVDTFKANKKIWLLLPFALFILLLFVIPLIIILINAFQPVSDSGINGSIADNFKVVDGFVWEKIWKSLWISVVSTIISFVIAFPFCYLLSISKSKVYKSSIILFATAPIWSSLLIKLVGLKSLFDLIATSAAGSLTINSTYGDGYTIIGICYVYIPFLILPLYSVLINMPKNYLLASQDLGRNHFASIFLIVIPYCKTAIASGITLVLLPAFTTVAIPQFLNNNNNSSLIGDYIFNLGSNALESKVAIAQASALSLVLGLLILLVYIFWKLTPKVVRFLKNKNAWNILSKKFNVLFNLFKKPNNLKNKEQ, from the coding sequence ATGTTACAAGTATTATCAAGCAAATTTGTAGATACTTTTAAAGCTAATAAAAAAATTTGATTATTACTACCATTTGCTTTATTTATTTTATTGTTGTTTGTTATTCCTTTAATAATTATATTAATTAATGCTTTTCAACCTGTTAGTGATTCTGGGATTAATGGAAGCATTGCAGATAATTTTAAAGTAGTTGATGGTTTTGTTTGAGAAAAAATTTGAAAATCACTTTGAATTTCAGTAGTATCCACAATTATTTCTTTTGTTATTGCATTCCCTTTTTGTTATTTATTATCTATATCTAAAAGTAAAGTATATAAATCATCAATTATTTTATTTGCTACAGCACCAATTTGAAGTAGTCTTTTAATTAAGTTAGTTGGTTTAAAATCATTATTTGATTTAATTGCAACTTCAGCAGCTGGTTCATTAACAATCAATAGTACTTACGGAGATGGATACACAATCATTGGAATTTGTTATGTATATATTCCCTTTTTAATCTTACCTTTATATTCTGTTCTAATAAATATGCCTAAAAATTATTTGTTAGCTAGTCAAGATTTGGGCAGAAATCATTTTGCCTCTATTTTCTTGATAGTTATTCCATATTGTAAAACAGCAATTGCTTCAGGAATAACTTTAGTATTGCTACCTGCATTTACAACTGTAGCTATTCCACAATTTTTAAACAACAACAACAATTCTAGTTTAATAGGTGATTACATTTTTAATTTAGGCAGTAATGCATTAGAAAGTAAAGTTGCGATTGCTCAAGCAAGCGCTTTAAGTTTAGTTTTAGGATTATTAATTTTATTAGTTTATATATTTTGAAAACTAACACCTAAAGTAGTTAGATTTTTAAAAAATAAAAATGCATGAAATATTTTGTCTAAAAAATTTAATGTCTTATTTAATTTGTTTAAAAAACCCAATAATTTAAAAAACAAGGAACAATAA
- the dnaK gene encoding molecular chaperone DnaK produces MSDSGIIIGIDLGTTNSCVAVMEGNQKTVLENPEGKRTTPSIVSYKNGEVIVGDAAKRQMLTNPNTIVSIKRLMGTSKKVTIEENGVKKELTPEEVSAQILTYLKSYAEKKIGKTISRAVITVPAYFNDAERQATKVAGKIAGLEVERIINEPTAAALAYGIDKSDREMKVLVYDLGGGTFDVSLLDIADGTFEVLATAGDNRLGGDDWDNKIIDWIVENITKDHPNLKIREDKMAMQRLKEAAERAKIELSAQLEVNVSLPFIAVTESGPVNFDMQLSRSKFEQLTKDLVERTRNPIKDVLTEAKVDPSQVDEILLVGGSTRIPAVQALVESMVPNKKPNRTINPDEVVAVGAAVQGGVLRGDVKDILLLDVTPLTLAIETLGGVATAVIKRNTTIPVSKSQIFSTAQDNQESVDVSVCQGERPLAKENKSLGTFTLGGIEPAPRGKPQIEITFNIDANGILNVKAKDLSTGKENSITISNSAELNDDDIQRMIRDAESNKERDAMVRKRIELRNEGEGIVFNINEILKSDDAKELPEEDKNKLKDLADNVQKALDSQNWDDLEAKVNDFKKWRDEMSKKYGGGTDSSSEPK; encoded by the coding sequence ATGTCAGATTCTGGAATTATTATAGGAATTGACCTTGGTACGACAAACTCTTGTGTTGCTGTAATGGAAGGCAATCAAAAGACAGTTTTAGAAAATCCTGAAGGTAAAAGAACTACTCCATCAATTGTTTCATATAAAAATGGTGAAGTTATAGTTGGTGATGCTGCAAAACGTCAAATGTTGACAAACCCAAATACAATTGTTTCTATTAAACGTTTAATGGGTACAAGCAAAAAAGTAACAATTGAAGAAAATGGTGTTAAGAAAGAATTGACACCTGAAGAAGTTTCTGCTCAAATTTTGACTTACTTAAAATCATATGCAGAAAAGAAAATTGGAAAAACAATTTCTCGTGCTGTAATTACAGTTCCAGCTTATTTCAATGATGCTGAACGTCAAGCAACAAAAGTTGCTGGTAAAATTGCTGGTTTGGAAGTTGAACGTATCATTAACGAACCTACTGCTGCTGCATTAGCATATGGTATTGATAAGTCTGATCGTGAAATGAAAGTTTTAGTTTATGACTTAGGTGGTGGTACATTCGACGTTTCATTACTTGACATTGCTGATGGTACATTTGAAGTTTTAGCAACTGCAGGTGATAACCGTCTTGGTGGTGATGATTGAGATAATAAGATTATTGATTGAATAGTTGAAAACATTACTAAAGATCATCCGAATTTAAAAATTCGTGAAGACAAAATGGCTATGCAACGTTTAAAAGAGGCTGCTGAAAGAGCTAAAATTGAGTTATCTGCTCAATTAGAAGTTAATGTTTCATTACCATTCATTGCTGTAACTGAATCTGGTCCAGTTAACTTTGATATGCAATTATCTAGATCTAAATTTGAACAATTAACTAAGGATTTAGTTGAAAGAACAAGAAACCCAATTAAAGACGTATTAACAGAAGCTAAAGTTGATCCTTCTCAAGTTGATGAAATTTTATTAGTTGGTGGTTCTACAAGAATTCCAGCTGTTCAAGCTTTAGTTGAATCAATGGTTCCTAATAAGAAACCTAACCGTACTATTAACCCCGATGAAGTTGTTGCAGTAGGTGCTGCAGTTCAAGGTGGTGTATTACGTGGTGATGTTAAAGATATCTTGTTATTAGACGTTACACCATTAACATTAGCAATTGAAACATTAGGTGGTGTTGCTACAGCCGTAATTAAACGTAACACAACTATTCCAGTTTCTAAGAGTCAAATTTTCTCAACTGCTCAAGATAATCAAGAATCTGTTGACGTTTCAGTTTGTCAAGGTGAACGTCCATTAGCTAAAGAAAATAAATCATTAGGTACATTTACTTTGGGTGGAATTGAACCTGCTCCTCGTGGTAAACCTCAAATTGAAATTACATTCAATATTGATGCTAACGGTATTTTGAATGTTAAAGCAAAAGATTTATCAACTGGAAAAGAAAATAGTATTACTATTAGCAATAGTGCAGAATTGAATGATGATGATATTCAAAGAATGATTCGTGATGCTGAAAGTAACAAAGAACGTGATGCTATGGTTCGTAAGCGAATTGAATTACGTAACGAAGGTGAAGGCATTGTTTTCAATATTAATGAAATCTTAAAATCAGATGATGCTAAAGAATTACCTGAAGAAGACAAAAATAAATTGAAAGATCTTGCTGACAATGTTCAAAAAGCATTGGATTCTCAAAATTGAGATGATCTTGAAGCAAAAGTTAATGACTTCAAAAAATGACGTGATGAAATGAGCAAAAAATACGGTGGAGGCACTGATAGTTCATCAGAACCTAAATAA
- a CDS encoding ABC transporter ATP-binding protein yields the protein METKNFIELSNVNKIFDDGFVAVRNFNLTINRGEFVTLLGPSGCGKTTTLKMLAGFEQPTYGQIKINGVDIKDMPAHKRPCATVFQDYALFPNMTVYKNICYGLKILRTNLDSIPNSRYQEANNVYQDAIKIAKAKIKFLEKKRIDIKNKMDKISQQYLKNEWFNENREMRNSQFIDEMIKLREQVLETTDEQLIIKIKKQMIELKNNFNKKKSIDRKYDKLVKEYNNVDYWISYWETYPISKKESYEKRMLTRPLTKKEIAEKADRIIEKVGLKGKENKYPSELSGGMQQRVALARALVIEPDILLLDEPLSALDAKVRKTLQDELKRLHNEFKLTFILVTHDQEEALILSDKIVVMSEGDIEQVGTPSEVYDAPKNVWVAKFIGEANIFDGIYLGEHKIKLSNGVIIETDEGNDGSFAINEKINVLIRPEDFDVVPADKGIFNIEVTNATYKGVLWEITGLLNNETSITVQNIDYVEINQKVGITFDSIDVHMMKVYE from the coding sequence TTGGAAACAAAAAACTTTATTGAATTATCAAATGTCAATAAAATTTTTGATGATGGATTTGTTGCAGTTCGTAATTTTAATTTGACAATTAATCGTGGTGAATTTGTGACATTGCTTGGTCCTTCAGGATGTGGAAAAACAACAACATTAAAAATGTTAGCTGGTTTTGAACAACCAACATATGGACAAATTAAGATCAATGGCGTAGATATAAAAGATATGCCTGCTCACAAACGACCTTGTGCTACAGTTTTTCAAGATTATGCACTTTTTCCTAACATGACTGTTTATAAAAATATTTGTTATGGATTAAAAATTTTAAGAACTAATTTAGATTCAATTCCTAATTCAAGATATCAAGAAGCAAATAATGTGTATCAAGATGCTATTAAAATTGCGAAAGCCAAAATAAAATTTCTTGAAAAAAAACGAATTGATATTAAAAATAAAATGGATAAAATTTCTCAACAATATTTAAAAAATGAGTGATTTAATGAAAATCGCGAAATGCGAAATAGTCAATTTATTGATGAAATGATTAAGTTGCGTGAGCAAGTATTAGAAACAACTGATGAACAATTAATTATTAAAATTAAAAAACAAATGATTGAACTAAAAAATAATTTTAATAAGAAAAAATCAATTGATAGAAAATACGATAAACTTGTTAAAGAATATAATAATGTTGATTATTGAATTTCTTATTGAGAAACATATCCAATTTCGAAAAAAGAATCTTATGAAAAGCGAATGTTAACTCGACCATTAACAAAAAAAGAAATTGCTGAAAAAGCAGATAGAATAATTGAAAAAGTTGGTCTAAAAGGTAAGGAAAATAAATATCCATCAGAATTATCTGGTGGGATGCAACAAAGAGTAGCATTAGCAAGAGCGTTGGTTATAGAACCAGATATTCTTTTGTTAGATGAACCTTTATCTGCTTTGGACGCAAAAGTTCGTAAAACATTACAAGATGAATTGAAACGTTTGCATAATGAATTTAAATTAACATTTATTTTGGTAACTCATGATCAAGAAGAAGCATTAATTCTATCAGATAAAATTGTTGTAATGTCTGAAGGAGATATTGAACAAGTTGGCACACCTAGTGAAGTTTATGATGCACCCAAAAACGTTTGAGTTGCTAAATTTATTGGTGAAGCAAATATTTTTGATGGAATTTATTTGGGTGAACACAAAATTAAATTATCTAATGGAGTAATAATAGAAACCGACGAAGGAAATGATGGTTCTTTTGCAATTAATGAGAAAATCAATGTTCTTATTAGACCAGAAGATTTTGATGTTGTGCCAGCAGATAAAGGTATTTTTAATATTGAAGTTACTAATGCTACATATAAAGGCGTTTTGTGAGAAATCACAGGGTTATTAAATAATGAAACATCAATAACTGTTCAAAATATTGATTATGTAGAAATAAATCAAAAAGTTGGAATTACATTCGATAGTATTGATGTTCATATGATGAAGGTTTATGAATAA